From Rhodamnia argentea isolate NSW1041297 chromosome 10, ASM2092103v1, whole genome shotgun sequence, a single genomic window includes:
- the LOC115731719 gene encoding phosphatidylinositol 4-phosphate 5-kinase 5 yields MSKEHSNTVMKAWEATLRKTQAAKKRANSIFGTMSVAHADDEDEDGDHDDSKNNNNKDNSSSLDASPGGSEIYHAERFVLNGDCYTGQWQDNFPHGYGKYLWTDGCMYVGQWHNGKKMGKGRFSWPSGAIYEGEFKGGYMDGKGTYTGPSGDVYRGQWIMNLKHGHGVRSFTNGDCYEGDWRRGLQEGNGKYQWANGDCYVGEFKNGGICGKGTFAWSDGNRYEGLWEDGLPKGNGTFRWPDGSFYTGNWSNDPEERSGSYYPAGGSPPAEGDKLEWSPQQVYDGLSGREICSGEKVSILPSQKKLAVWRSSKGDARPRRVSVDGRVSVGMERTIDRVRMLEGDDGGTVEEMGRDVEVDLLGLDVEKANLGVFPGQLRLPRTGKKQGETIYKGHKNYELMLNLQLGIRHSVGRAPPPASLDLKPSAFDPKQKVWTRFPPEGSKYTPPHQSCEFKWKDYCPLVFRTLRKLFKVDPADYMLSICGNDALRELSSPGKSGSFFYLTNDDRYMIKTIKKAEVKVLLRMLSAYYNHFRAFDNTLVTKFYGLHCVKLTGPIQRKVRFIIMGNLFCSEYTIHRRFDLKGSSLGRTTDKPESEIDGNTILKDLDLNFLFRLQKPWFQEFCRQIDRDCEFLEQERIMDYSLLVGLYFRETSVAGYLIPSGARTPTGDPEDEGAPRLSRADVDQLLLDPTRWASIRLGVNMPARVERSIRTGGSELQLIGEPTGEFYEVVMFFGIIDILQDYDISKKLEHAYKSIQYDPTSISAVDPRQYSRRFRDFIFNIFLEDES; encoded by the exons ATGAGCAAAGAACACAGCAACACGGTGATGAAGGCTTGGGAGGCGACCCTACGGAAGACGCAGGCCGCGAAGAAGCGTGCCAACAGCATCTTCGGGACCATGTCCGTGGCCCACGCcgacgacgaggacgaggacggcGACCATGACGATAGCAAGAACAATAACAACAAGGACAACAGCAGCAGCCTCGATGCCTCTCCGGGTGGCAGCGAGATCTACCATGCAGAGCGGTTCGTCCTGAACGGCGACTGCTACACGGGGCAATGGCAAGACAACTTCCCGCATGGGTACGGCAAGTACCTGTGGACGGACGGATGCATGTACGTCGGCCAGTGGCACAATGGAAAGAAGATGGGGAAGGGTAGGTTCAGCTGGCCTTCCGGGGCAATCTACGAGGGCGAGTTCAAGGGGGGGTACATGGACGGGAAAGGCACGTACACCGGCCCGAGCGGGGACGTCTACCGTGGCCAGTGGATCATGAACCTGAAGCACGGACACGGGGTCAGGAGCTTCACGAATGGCGACTGCTACGAGGGCGATTGGAGGAGGGGGCTGCAGGAAGGGAATGGGAAGTATCAGTGGGCGAATGGGGATTGCTATGTGGGTGAGTTCAAGAATGGCGGGATCTGTGGGAAGGGCACTTTTGCTTGGTCCGATGGGAATAGATATGAAGGTTTGTGGGAAGATGGATTGCCCAAAGGGAATGGGACTTTCAGGTGGCCTGATGGGAGTTTTTACACGGGGAATTGGAGCAATGACCCGGAGGAGCGGAGCGGGAGCTACTACCCAGCGGGCGGGTCGCCGCCTGCCGAGGGGGATAAGCTCGAGTGGAGCCCGCAGCAGGTGTATGACGGGCTGTCAGGGCGTGAGATCTGCTCGGGAGAGAAGGTCTCCATCCTGCCCTCGCAGAAGAAGCTGGCGGTGTGGAGGTCGTCTAAGGGTGACGCCCGGCCGAGACGGGTGTCCGTCGATGGGAGAGTCAGCGTCGGCATGGAGAGGACAATTGACCGGGTGCGAATGCTGGAGGGCGACGACGGGGGCACGGTCGAGGAGATGGGGAGGGACGTGGAGGTGGATCTCTTGGGGCTGGATGTTGAGAAGGCGAACCTGGGGGTGTTCCCGGGGCAATTGAGGCTGCCTAGAACAGGGAAGAAGCAAGGAGAGACAATTTACAAAGGGCACAAGAACTACGAGTTAATGCTCAATCTGCAGCTCGGGATAAG GCATTCGGTAGGAAGAGCCCCTCCACCTGCATCTCTTGATCTCAAGCCATCAGCCTTCGACCCCAAGCAAAAGGTATGGACGAGGTTTCCTCCGGAAGGAAGCAAATACACACCCCCGCACCAATCTTGCGAGTTCAAATGGAAGGATTACTGCCCTTTGGTTTTCAG GACCCTGAGGAAGTTGTTCAAGGTAGATCCGGCTGATTACATGTTGTCGATCTGCGGGAATGACGCCCTCCGAGAACTTTCTTCTCCTGGCAAGAGCGGTAGCTTCTTCTATTTGACAAATGACGACCGATACATGATCAAGACAATAAAAAAGGCAGAAGTGAAA GTGCTTCTGAGGATGCTTTCGGCTTACTATAATCATTTCCGAGCCTTCGACAATACTCTGGTGACGAAATTCTATGGTCTGCATTGCGTCAAGTTAACTGGACCTATTCAGAGGAAG GTAAGGTTTATCATCATGGGCAATCTCTTTTGTTCTGAGTACACCATCCATAGGCGCTTCGATCTCAAAGGCTCGTCCCTCGGCCGCACTACTGACAAGCCCGAGTCAGAGATTGACGGGAATACAATCCTCAAGGACCTCGATCTGAATTTTCTGTTTCGCCTTCAGAAGCCGTGGTTTCAGGAGTTCTGCAG GCAAATTGACAGGGACTGTGAGTTTCTTGAGCAAGAGAGAATCATGGACTATAGCCTTCTGGTTGGTCTTTACTTCAGGGAGACATCGGTGGCAGGGTATCTAATCCCGTCCGGAGCTCGTACTCCAACCG GTGACCCGGAAGACGAAGGCGCTCCTCGGCTCTCTCGAGCTGATGTAGACCAGCTTCTTCTTGACCCAACCAG GTGGGCTAGTATCAGGTTGGGTGTGAACATGCCGGCTCGCGTCGAAAGATCGATTAGAACAGGCGGTTCTGAGCTTCAGCTCATAGGCGAACCCACCGGGGAATTCTATGAGGTGGTGATGTTCTTCGGCATCATCGACATCCTCCAGGACTACGACATCAGCAAGAAGCTCGAGCACGCGTACAAGTCCATCCAATACGATCCCACTTCGATATCAGCGGTCGATCCTAGGCAATACTCGAGGCGCTTCCGCGACTTCATCTTCAACATTTTCCTCGAAGACGAGTCGTGA
- the LOC115732273 gene encoding uncharacterized protein LOC115732273, with protein MGNVLAGDGEKKAKEFEPIMERCYENHFKQNELEDMSLADLYRLVCETVEEINKKLGNTQLRVPKVSTLRHAYETHHQGKGKSLTKEEFQRILQEVIVDTGFTGVGAKDILFYLFGVPATALFIKQRVAPRAIRDDIFIPGITSATVFLLAKFNKI; from the exons ATGGGGAACGTGCTTGCCGGAGATGGAGAGAAGAAGGCAAAAGAGTTCGAGCCGATCATGGAGAGATGTTACGAGAACCACTTCAAACAGAACGAGCTGGAGGACATGAGCTTGGCGGATTTGTACCGCCTTGTTTGCGAAACCGTCGA AGAAATCAATAAGAAGCTGGGGAACACGCAACTTCGAGTGCCAAAGGTCTCCACTCTCAGGCATGCTTATGAG ACTCACCATCAAGGGAAGGGGAAATCGTTGACCAAGGAAGAGTTCCAGAGAATCCTGCAAGAGGTGATCGTGGACACGGGGTTCACCGGCGTCGGAGCCAAGGACATCCTCTTCTACCTCTTCGGTGTCCCAGCGACTGCACTGTTCATCAAGCAAAGAGTCGCGCCGCGAGCGATTCGCGACGACATCTTCATCCCCGGAATCACCTCCGCCACCGTCTTCCTCCTAGCTAAGTTCAACAAGATATGA